From Nitrospirota bacterium, one genomic window encodes:
- the atpF gene encoding F0F1 ATP synthase subunit B has product MNKNVSNKENQKSKIKNRKSISPFISFVIVFVLSLSHAAAVFAMKGEGEGGSDWQSWLWKIVNFAILLFILLKFLKKPMKDYFKQRTELIEKSLTEAREAKELAQKALKEVEEKLTLKDQEIERIIESAKQSGQAEHDNLIEQGKEMSEKIRQQVRTNIEMELKNAKAALRAEASGLALKLAEKRLRERLTEEEQMRLLEESIKRLEG; this is encoded by the coding sequence ATGAATAAGAACGTGAGCAATAAAGAAAATCAAAAATCGAAAATCAAAAATCGAAAGTCTATTTCCCCTTTTATCAGTTTTGTTATAGTCTTTGTCCTTTCACTGTCTCATGCAGCAGCAGTCTTTGCCATGAAAGGAGAGGGTGAGGGCGGCAGTGACTGGCAGAGTTGGCTATGGAAGATAGTCAATTTCGCCATCCTTCTGTTTATCCTTCTGAAATTTCTCAAAAAACCCATGAAGGACTATTTTAAACAAAGGACCGAATTGATAGAGAAGTCGCTGACCGAGGCAAGAGAAGCAAAGGAGCTGGCACAGAAGGCCCTTAAGGAAGTGGAAGAAAAGTTGACGCTTAAAGACCAGGAGATAGAGAGGATAATTGAATCTGCAAAACAGTCCGGCCAGGCGGAGCATGATAATCTGATTGAGCAGGGTAAAGAGATGAGCGAGAAGATAAGACAGCAGGTCAGGACGAATATAGAGATGGAACTGAAGAATGCCAAGGCAGCTCTGAGGGCAGAGGCTTCAGGGCTGGCACTGAAATTGGCAGAAAAGAGGCTTAGGGAAAGGCTCACGGAAGAAGAACAGATGAGGCTCCTTGAAGAATCCATTAAGAGGTTAGAGGGTTAG
- a CDS encoding peptidylprolyl isomerase has protein sequence MTKLTEYGKVAKVRFLHLITGLTILMLFTASASASILLDRVVAVVDRDVITWSELYKAMEFELSGKLAGLSPEEKEEQLKRYEKDFLDMLIDTKIQLNEASRLNIGVSEKDINSAINRIRQKYGLSEKEFLKALKNEGFTLQEYKKKVTEQITLSKLVNIEIRSKIIVTEGEIEEYIKTSGDSFDLSESYRIRHIIFPAGTNEEKADARKKATEVIKLLDSGESFESVVRKFSEGSDASKGGDLGFIKKKDLAKEFLQVIEGMKVGEYSQPFWSGKGFHVIMLEGKSLPDSQAALRKKVREILIEKKLRKSLKEYLRSLRSRVFIEVKL, from the coding sequence ATGACAAAACTAACAGAATACGGAAAAGTGGCTAAGGTAAGGTTTCTCCACCTCATTACAGGATTAACAATTCTAATGCTATTTACGGCATCTGCTTCAGCAAGCATACTCCTTGACAGGGTCGTGGCGGTCGTGGACAGAGATGTGATTACCTGGAGTGAGTTATACAAGGCCATGGAATTCGAACTTTCGGGCAAACTCGCAGGGCTCTCTCCTGAAGAAAAAGAAGAGCAACTCAAGAGATATGAAAAGGACTTTCTCGATATGCTCATTGACACGAAGATACAACTCAATGAGGCAAGCCGGTTGAACATAGGTGTATCCGAAAAAGACATAAACTCTGCAATTAACCGGATCCGACAGAAATACGGCCTCAGTGAGAAAGAGTTTCTTAAGGCACTGAAGAATGAGGGCTTCACGCTACAGGAATACAAAAAGAAGGTGACGGAACAGATAACCCTAAGCAAACTGGTCAACATCGAGATAAGAAGTAAAATAATCGTTACAGAAGGTGAGATAGAGGAATACATAAAAACAAGCGGCGATAGTTTTGATTTATCCGAAAGTTACAGAATCCGCCACATTATCTTCCCGGCCGGAACGAATGAAGAAAAAGCTGATGCAAGGAAAAAGGCAACAGAGGTAATTAAACTACTTGACAGTGGTGAATCGTTTGAAAGTGTTGTAAGAAAATTTTCCGAAGGATCGGATGCTTCAAAAGGCGGTGACCTCGGTTTCATAAAGAAGAAGGACCTTGCAAAGGAATTTCTCCAGGTAATAGAAGGAATGAAAGTTGGAGAGTATAGCCAACCCTTCTGGTCGGGCAAGGGATTTCATGTTATTATGCTTGAAGGAAAAAGCCTGCCGGATTCGCAAGCAGCCCTTAGGAAAAAGGTGCGCGAGATACTCATAGAGAAAAAACTCAGAAAGTCTTTAAAAGAGTACCTCCGTTCCCTCAGAAGCAGGGTCTTTATTGAGGTAAAACTCTGA
- the hypE gene encoding hydrogenase expression/formation protein HypE encodes MIIDRKDGNEKILLAHGSGGKAMHSLIRDVLGPLISIEDFNDSAVVPLEIKDADRGTMNGRLVFTTDSYVVSPLFFPGGDIGSLSVNGTINDISMTGASTLCLSLSLIIEEGLPMDALVEILGSVKNASEAAGVRIITGDTKVVNKGKGDGIFINTSGIGLVRKGICLSPKNVIPGDVVILSGPIGNHGVAVMAERNGLTFEPPVLSDTAALNGLVDTMLSHTPDIHAMRDPTRGGLATTLKEIALEAGACIEIDEEKIPLTARIRGACELLGIDPLYVANEGVLVAFAGRNVAKSLLNAMKEHPLGKDSAVIGRVTGGPERTVLLKTLIGGTRIVDMLHGEQLPRIC; translated from the coding sequence ATGATTATTGACCGAAAAGACGGGAATGAAAAGATTCTCCTTGCCCACGGCAGTGGCGGCAAGGCAATGCATTCCCTGATACGGGATGTACTCGGTCCGCTCATCAGTATAGAGGACTTCAATGACTCTGCCGTAGTCCCGTTAGAGATAAAAGACGCTGACAGGGGAACAATGAACGGAAGGCTCGTTTTTACTACTGACAGCTACGTTGTCTCACCGCTCTTCTTCCCGGGCGGAGATATTGGTTCCCTGTCAGTCAACGGCACCATCAATGACATCTCCATGACAGGTGCCTCCACACTCTGTCTGTCCCTGAGCCTCATCATTGAGGAAGGCCTTCCCATGGATGCACTCGTGGAGATACTCGGCTCTGTAAAGAATGCCTCAGAGGCAGCAGGTGTCAGGATTATTACCGGAGACACAAAGGTGGTCAACAAAGGAAAGGGTGACGGAATATTCATCAACACCTCGGGTATCGGGTTGGTACGCAAAGGGATATGCCTCTCACCTAAAAATGTCATACCCGGCGATGTGGTAATTCTGAGTGGTCCCATCGGCAATCACGGTGTGGCTGTTATGGCTGAACGTAACGGACTCACCTTTGAGCCGCCTGTTCTGAGTGATACGGCAGCCTTAAACGGACTGGTAGATACCATGCTTTCACACACACCTGATATTCATGCCATGAGGGACCCCACCCGCGGTGGACTTGCAACAACCCTTAAAGAGATAGCCCTTGAGGCTGGTGCATGTATAGAGATAGATGAGGAGAAAATTCCCCTGACCGCACGGATCAGGGGTGCCTGTGAGTTGCTGGGGATAGACCCCCTGTATGTGGCAAACGAGGGTGTGCTTGTTGCTTTTGCAGGCAGAAATGTGGCAAAATCTTTATTAAATGCAATGAAGGAGCACCCTCTTGGCAAAGACTCGGCAGTAATTGGAAGGGTAACAGGAGGGCCGGAAAGGACTGTCCTGCTTAAAACCCTGATAGGTGGAACCAGGATTGTAGACATGCTCCATGGCGAGCAGCTACCACGCATATGTTAA
- the atpH gene encoding ATP synthase F1 subunit delta: MAGKEKRFAKKYARMFFNTTGVDLAERAIAELNIINDLMNGSKEIKNFFLSPLFAEEERQKTIEALSGKLGFSEVTRNFLVFITQHKAVSALPDIIRHFVNIYFEKKKKAKATVVTPFKFDGKYEDRLVASLRKLTGRDVDIEYLYDPELLGGIVVKVGSTMYDSSLKGQLRLLKEELIKG; encoded by the coding sequence ATGGCAGGTAAAGAGAAGAGATTTGCAAAGAAATATGCGAGGATGTTTTTTAATACTACAGGTGTGGATCTTGCCGAAAGGGCCATTGCCGAGTTGAATATTATCAATGACCTGATGAACGGAAGCAAGGAGATAAAGAACTTTTTTCTGAGCCCACTATTTGCAGAGGAAGAGAGACAGAAGACGATTGAGGCTCTTTCCGGGAAGCTTGGATTCTCTGAGGTGACAAGAAACTTTCTTGTCTTTATCACTCAGCACAAGGCGGTGTCAGCCCTTCCGGATATCATCAGGCATTTTGTTAATATATATTTTGAGAAAAAGAAGAAGGCGAAGGCCACTGTAGTAACACCGTTTAAGTTTGACGGGAAGTATGAGGACAGGCTTGTAGCATCTCTCCGGAAACTTACAGGCAGGGATGTTGATATTGAGTATCTTTATGATCCGGAACTGCTTGGCGGTATTGTAGTGAAGGTTGGCAGTACGATGTACGACAGTAGCCTGAAGGGTCAGCTCAGGCTATTAAAAGAAGAGTTAATAAAGGGGTGA
- the thiD gene encoding bifunctional hydroxymethylpyrimidine kinase/phosphomethylpyrimidine kinase: MKTALTIAGSDPTSGAGAQLDIKVFQRIGVHGLSVLTSITAQNSAAVKSIHPVEPHAVKEQLAVLLEDVRVDALKTGMLYSSSIVEVVSGILKKYGIKKVVVDPVMVSSSGMPLVEEGTVEKMMEILFPLTTIITPNIYEASLLSGINIEGFDALYEAAGKIKDIGPEIVIITGGHFSATEHATSRGSRDAVVDLYYDGSEFHRIESERFAGEYHGTGCAFTSALTAYLALGNSALEASRTAKKFTVDAIRNAYYIGSGMRMLRV, translated from the coding sequence ATGAAGACGGCCCTCACTATAGCTGGCTCTGATCCAACATCCGGTGCAGGGGCACAGCTTGATATCAAGGTTTTTCAGCGTATCGGAGTACACGGCCTCTCTGTACTTACATCAATTACAGCACAAAACAGTGCAGCCGTCAAATCCATCCATCCCGTTGAACCCCATGCAGTAAAAGAACAGCTTGCAGTACTGCTTGAAGATGTCAGGGTGGATGCACTCAAGACAGGCATGCTTTACAGCAGCTCAATAGTGGAAGTAGTATCAGGAATACTTAAAAAATACGGGATAAAAAAGGTTGTGGTAGACCCTGTAATGGTATCCTCCTCAGGTATGCCCCTCGTTGAAGAGGGGACAGTTGAGAAGATGATGGAGATACTCTTTCCCTTAACCACCATTATAACCCCAAACATATATGAGGCATCCCTCCTGAGCGGAATCAATATCGAGGGATTTGACGCATTATACGAGGCTGCCGGAAAAATCAAGGATATTGGGCCTGAAATAGTGATTATAACAGGAGGACATTTCTCTGCTACCGAACATGCTACTTCAAGGGGCAGCAGAGATGCGGTTGTCGATCTCTACTATGACGGCTCAGAGTTTCACCGGATTGAGTCGGAAAGATTTGCTGGAGAATATCACGGCACAGGCTGTGCTTTTACCTCTGCGCTAACCGCATACCTCGCACTTGGTAATTCAGCCCTTGAGGCATCAAGGACGGCAAAGAAATTTACAGTTGATGCCATCAGAAATGCCTATTACATAGGCAGCGGCATGAGGATGCTCAGGGTTTAA
- a CDS encoding ATP synthase F0 subunit B, with amino-acid sequence MLELNKWFFVQLANFLILLFLLNILLFRPLLNLFKERKENIDGAIEEAKRLNEKKDEELARFNKELSDAREKAKDFYNSLRQEGLLKQKEMIAQAQAEALKEIDAAQAEIRRETEKVRRLLGDDVRRFSEEIVEKLIEVEV; translated from the coding sequence ATGCTCGAATTAAACAAATGGTTTTTTGTCCAGTTAGCCAATTTTCTTATTTTACTGTTTCTGCTTAATATCCTGCTTTTCAGACCACTCCTGAATCTCTTTAAAGAGCGAAAGGAAAATATAGACGGTGCCATTGAGGAGGCGAAGAGGCTTAACGAAAAGAAGGATGAGGAATTAGCCAGGTTTAATAAGGAACTATCTGATGCAAGAGAGAAGGCAAAAGATTTCTACAACTCTTTGCGGCAGGAAGGTCTCCTGAAACAGAAAGAGATGATTGCACAGGCCCAGGCGGAAGCCCTGAAGGAGATAGATGCGGCACAGGCAGAGATAAGAAGAGAGACCGAGAAAGTCCGCAGACTCCTTGGTGATGATGTGAGAAGGTTCTCGGAAGAGATTGTTGAAAAGCTTATTGAAGTAGAAGTATAA
- a CDS encoding AAA family ATPase gives MDYLRYYKLKEHPFSNVVDNKFYYNSVQHADALTKLKYAMESKKGLAVVIGDIGTGKTTLARRLLEELDEEHFEATLLVVIHSAVSSDWLLKKFAIQFGVEKVKEDKVEVLGQIYRRLLEINESGRKAVVLIDEVQMLNSGEIMEEFRGLLNMEMADGKMANFVFFGLPELEDVLALDEPLKQRVAMRIRLHSLSENNTIDYIRYRLHVAGADDIFTDEALSRVYYFSRGIPRLINTICDNALLEGYLMKREKIDESIMDTVAVDLGLKSET, from the coding sequence CAACAAGTTTTACTATAACAGTGTCCAGCATGCCGATGCCCTTACCAAGTTAAAATATGCGATGGAGAGCAAGAAAGGGCTTGCGGTGGTTATAGGGGATATCGGGACGGGAAAGACCACACTTGCAAGAAGATTGCTTGAGGAACTCGACGAGGAACACTTTGAGGCAACCCTGCTTGTGGTGATTCATTCTGCTGTCAGCTCGGACTGGTTGCTCAAGAAGTTTGCAATACAGTTTGGAGTGGAAAAGGTGAAAGAAGATAAGGTGGAGGTGCTCGGCCAGATATACAGGCGTCTTCTGGAGATCAACGAGTCAGGAAGAAAAGCTGTGGTCTTGATTGATGAGGTTCAGATGTTGAATTCCGGGGAGATAATGGAGGAGTTCAGGGGGTTGCTGAATATGGAGATGGCTGATGGCAAGATGGCGAATTTTGTCTTTTTCGGTCTCCCGGAGCTTGAAGATGTGCTTGCACTGGATGAGCCCCTGAAACAGAGGGTCGCTATGAGGATCAGGCTTCATTCCCTTTCTGAAAACAACACTATCGATTATATCCGTTACAGGCTTCATGTTGCCGGCGCTGACGATATATTCACTGATGAGGCCCTGTCCAGGGTCTATTATTTCTCAAGGGGAATCCCGAGACTTATCAACACGATCTGTGACAATGCACTTCTTGAAGGTTATCTGATGAAGAGAGAAAAGATTGATGAAAGTATTATGGATACCGTAGCAGTTGACCTTGGCTTGAAATCCGAAACATAA
- a CDS encoding ferredoxin: protein MAKPVIDWDLCEGCESCVAICPDVFEMQDDDKAHVKNPDACDTCDCQEAVEVCPTEAIKMED from the coding sequence ATGGCAAAACCTGTAATTGATTGGGATTTATGTGAGGGATGTGAGTCATGTGTGGCAATATGCCCTGATGTCTTTGAGATGCAGGATGATGACAAGGCTCATGTGAAGAATCCTGATGCCTGTGATACCTGTGACTGTCAGGAGGCAGTTGAAGTCTGTCCGACTGAAGCTATTAAAATGGAAGATTAG
- a CDS encoding heavy metal translocating P-type ATPase, whose amino-acid sequence MRITLPVKGMTCASCVKAVERALSKIEGVTEVSVNFASEKASITASDYIPIESLIQAVKAEGYDVATSRLEFAIRGMTCAACVAAVERALKKPYGVVSVNVNLASEKAVVEYIPTLTGFEDFKKAVKAEGYEAEAITEEFTDREKESREREYRNLLLKFRVSAVISALILLGSFTSIPLLSSWYTLFLLATVVQFWAGIRFYRGAWVAIKHLSTNMNTLIAMGTSAAYLYSVTATFFPEIFESGGLKAHIYFDTSSIIITLILLGRLLEARAKGRTSEAIRKLIGLQAKTARVERNGRESEIPIEEVVAGDTVIVRPGERIPVDGIVTNGYSSVDESMLTGESLPVEKAAGDTVFGGTINKFGSFKLKATRIGRETALAQIIRLVEEAQGSKAPIQRLADRIASIFVPVVIITATITFVIWYFFGPEPAFTRALMNFIAVLIIACPCALGLATPTAIMVGTGKGAEKGILIRNAEALETAHRIQTIVLDKTGTITKGEPELTDIISTDGSDKNAVLQLSASAEKVSEHPLAEAIVRKAKELGLDLREPEKFEAIPGGGIRARIGTDNIFIGNLSLLEKEGVDLTGVPDMVERLSSEGKTAVLVSVNNKVRGVFGIADSIKEGSVEAISELKEMGIEVVMLTGDNERTAARIAEMVGIDRFFAGVLPEGKVEAVKKLKDEKKIVAMVGDGINDAPALAEAHVGIAIGTGTDIAMEASDITLIKGDLRSVVEAIKLSKLTLRTIKQNLFWAFFYNVVGIPIAAGILYPFGGPLLNPVFASAAMAFSSVSVVTNSLRLRKKRL is encoded by the coding sequence ATGAGAATAACCTTACCTGTAAAGGGGATGACGTGTGCCTCCTGTGTAAAGGCAGTGGAGAGGGCCCTGAGTAAAATCGAAGGGGTCACGGAAGTGTCAGTAAATTTTGCCTCTGAAAAGGCATCAATTACCGCAAGTGATTACATTCCAATTGAAAGTCTGATTCAGGCTGTTAAGGCAGAGGGATACGACGTAGCAACTTCAAGGCTGGAATTTGCAATAAGGGGAATGACATGTGCTGCATGTGTGGCAGCAGTTGAGCGGGCCTTAAAGAAACCCTATGGTGTGGTGAGTGTCAATGTCAATCTCGCGTCCGAAAAGGCGGTGGTTGAGTATATTCCAACGCTCACCGGGTTTGAGGATTTCAAGAAGGCAGTAAAGGCAGAGGGATATGAGGCAGAGGCAATAACAGAGGAGTTCACAGACAGGGAAAAGGAGAGCCGGGAAAGGGAATACAGGAACCTCCTGCTGAAGTTCAGGGTCAGTGCCGTCATTTCAGCTCTGATTCTCCTCGGAAGCTTTACCAGCATACCCCTCCTGTCAAGCTGGTATACCCTCTTCCTGCTTGCCACTGTAGTCCAGTTCTGGGCAGGCATACGGTTTTACAGGGGTGCATGGGTGGCTATAAAGCATCTCTCAACAAACATGAACACCCTTATTGCCATGGGCACATCTGCAGCCTACCTCTATAGCGTAACAGCAACCTTCTTCCCCGAAATATTTGAAAGTGGTGGGCTGAAGGCACATATTTATTTTGATACCTCATCAATAATAATCACTCTCATACTCCTGGGGCGTCTTCTTGAGGCAAGGGCAAAGGGGAGGACATCCGAGGCCATAAGGAAACTCATCGGACTTCAGGCAAAGACGGCAAGGGTGGAGCGCAATGGAAGAGAGTCGGAAATACCCATTGAAGAGGTTGTGGCAGGTGATACGGTTATTGTACGGCCAGGAGAAAGGATACCTGTGGACGGAATTGTGACAAACGGTTATTCCTCAGTTGATGAATCCATGCTGACAGGCGAAAGCCTCCCCGTTGAAAAGGCTGCAGGCGATACGGTCTTTGGCGGAACGATTAACAAGTTCGGCAGCTTTAAATTAAAGGCAACCAGGATCGGCAGGGAAACAGCCCTGGCACAGATAATCCGTTTGGTGGAGGAGGCACAGGGAAGCAAGGCACCCATACAGAGGCTTGCTGACAGGATTGCCTCCATATTTGTACCCGTTGTAATCATAACAGCAACCATCACTTTTGTAATATGGTATTTCTTTGGGCCGGAGCCGGCATTTACAAGGGCCTTGATGAATTTTATCGCTGTTCTGATTATTGCCTGCCCCTGTGCCCTTGGGCTTGCCACGCCTACGGCGATAATGGTGGGAACCGGAAAAGGAGCAGAAAAGGGTATCCTCATCAGGAATGCAGAAGCACTTGAGACAGCCCACAGGATACAGACCATTGTACTGGACAAAACAGGCACCATAACAAAAGGAGAACCTGAACTGACTGATATAATAAGCACGGACGGCTCTGATAAAAATGCGGTCCTGCAGCTATCTGCATCAGCCGAGAAGGTCTCGGAACACCCTCTGGCTGAAGCCATTGTCAGGAAGGCTAAAGAACTCGGACTTGATCTAAGAGAACCTGAAAAGTTTGAGGCAATACCCGGAGGTGGAATACGAGCAAGGATTGGCACTGACAATATTTTTATCGGCAACCTCTCTCTGCTTGAAAAGGAAGGTGTTGACCTGACCGGAGTCCCGGATATGGTTGAAAGACTCTCATCAGAGGGTAAGACAGCAGTCCTTGTATCAGTCAACAATAAGGTGAGGGGTGTTTTCGGAATAGCTGACTCAATAAAAGAGGGCTCGGTCGAGGCCATCTCGGAACTGAAAGAAATGGGAATTGAAGTTGTCATGCTGACAGGAGACAATGAACGGACAGCTGCCCGCATTGCCGAGATGGTTGGAATTGACAGATTTTTTGCAGGGGTTTTACCGGAAGGAAAGGTTGAGGCTGTGAAAAAACTGAAAGACGAGAAAAAGATAGTCGCCATGGTAGGTGACGGGATTAATGATGCACCTGCCCTTGCAGAGGCACATGTGGGGATAGCAATTGGAACAGGAACCGACATTGCAATGGAGGCATCAGATATAACACTCATTAAGGGAGACCTCAGAAGCGTGGTTGAAGCCATCAAGCTGAGCAAACTCACCCTCAGGACAATAAAACAGAACCTCTTCTGGGCTTTTTTCTATAACGTTGTTGGAATCCCGATTGCTGCCGGGATTCTTTATCCCTTTGGAGGACCGCTGCTGAACCCTGTGTTTGCCTCTGCAGCCATGGCCTTCAGTTCAGTCTCTGTTGTAACCAACTCCCTGAGGCTGAGAAAAAAGAGACTTTAA
- the atpA gene encoding F0F1 ATP synthase subunit alpha, whose product MEIKVEEISELIKKQISDFEKKVDVSEIGTVLSVGDGIARVYGLENAMASELLEFPNNVFGMALNLEEDMVGTVLFGEDTFIKEGDIVKRTGRIMEVPVGDAMLGRVVNAIGQPIDGKGPIDTKDTRHVDIVAPGIVDRQPVGEPLQTGLKAIDAMIPIGRGQRELIIGDRQTGKTAIAIDAIINQKDTDVFCIYVAIGQKRASVARVVKTLEENGALDYTIVVASTASEPAPLQYIAPYSGCALGEFFRDNGKHALIIYDDLSKQAAAYRQLSLLLRRPPGREAYPGDVFYLHSRLLERAAKLSDKLGGGSLTALPIIETQAGDVSAYIPTNVISITDGQIYLEPDLFYAGIRPAVNVGLSVSRVGGAAQTKAMKQVAGTLRLDLAQFRELAAFAQFGSDLDKSTLMQIERGKRMVELLKQGQYQPLTMDEQIIVLYAGTQGFLDDLPVEAIGSFEQGLLSYFRSQKPEIKEEIMTKKALDEELKNKINEAISAFKSTFQP is encoded by the coding sequence ATGGAAATCAAGGTTGAAGAAATCAGCGAGCTGATTAAAAAGCAGATTAGCGACTTTGAAAAAAAGGTTGATGTCAGCGAGATCGGGACTGTTTTGAGTGTTGGTGACGGTATTGCCAGGGTTTATGGTCTGGAAAATGCCATGGCGAGTGAGCTTCTGGAGTTTCCTAATAATGTCTTCGGCATGGCACTGAACCTTGAGGAAGACATGGTTGGTACGGTGCTTTTTGGTGAGGATACCTTCATTAAGGAAGGAGATATCGTAAAACGTACCGGCAGGATCATGGAAGTTCCTGTTGGTGATGCAATGCTCGGCAGGGTTGTCAATGCCATTGGCCAGCCCATTGACGGCAAGGGTCCGATTGATACAAAAGACACAAGGCATGTCGATATTGTTGCACCCGGCATAGTGGACAGACAGCCTGTTGGTGAGCCTTTGCAGACGGGTTTGAAGGCGATAGATGCAATGATTCCGATAGGCAGGGGGCAGAGGGAACTTATTATTGGTGACCGTCAGACAGGAAAAACAGCCATTGCAATAGACGCCATTATCAATCAGAAGGACACCGATGTTTTCTGTATCTATGTTGCAATCGGTCAAAAGAGGGCATCAGTTGCGAGGGTAGTCAAGACACTCGAAGAGAATGGGGCGCTGGATTATACAATCGTTGTTGCCTCTACAGCTTCAGAGCCGGCACCACTGCAGTATATTGCCCCTTATTCGGGTTGTGCCTTGGGTGAATTCTTCAGGGATAACGGCAAACACGCACTTATAATATATGATGACTTAAGTAAGCAGGCTGCTGCTTACAGGCAGCTCTCGCTTCTACTGAGGCGTCCGCCAGGACGTGAGGCATACCCTGGAGATGTCTTTTATCTGCACTCAAGATTGCTTGAGAGGGCGGCAAAGCTCTCGGACAAGCTTGGTGGAGGTTCCCTGACGGCACTTCCAATAATTGAAACACAGGCTGGTGACGTCTCGGCATACATCCCGACCAATGTTATATCCATTACAGACGGCCAGATATATCTTGAACCTGATCTTTTTTACGCCGGTATCAGACCTGCTGTTAATGTCGGCCTTTCAGTCAGCCGTGTTGGTGGCGCTGCACAGACAAAGGCAATGAAACAGGTTGCAGGAACCCTGAGGCTGGACCTTGCACAGTTCAGGGAGCTGGCAGCCTTTGCCCAGTTCGGCTCCGACCTTGACAAGTCAACGCTCATGCAGATAGAACGTGGGAAGAGGATGGTGGAGCTGCTGAAGCAGGGCCAGTATCAGCCACTCACGATGGATGAGCAGATAATAGTGCTTTATGCGGGCACTCAGGGGTTCCTTGATGACCTCCCGGTTGAGGCTATAGGCAGCTTTGAGCAGGGACTTCTCAGTTATTTCAGGAGTCAGAAACCTGAAATAAAAGAGGAGATAATGACTAAAAAAGCCCTTGATGAGGAGCTTAAGAATAAAATTAATGAGGCAATATCTGCCTTTAAATCAACGTTTCAGCCTTAA
- the radA gene encoding DNA repair protein RadA — protein sequence MSKTKTVYTCQACGYTSLKWLGKCPDCAAWNTFVEEVTGRKSGSRSLPATSPTPLSEIILNTDNRISTHIGELDRVLGGGVVAGSVVLIGGDPGVGKSTLILQAMAQLLRDGSEKCLYISGEESASQLKLRASRLGIDSDNILVLSETSLEMILGVIKETEPAVVVIDSIQTTYSEELQSAPGTVGQVRECSARLMIFAKKHNIPTFIIGHVTKEGAIAGPRVLEHIVDTVLYFEGDRSHSFRILRTVKNRFGSTNEIGVFEMTDSGLMEIENPSELFLRERPADAAGSVATATIEGTRPLIVEIQALVSPTTFGVPRRTSIGVDSQRVNLLIAVLEKIGGLHLGLTDIYVNVVGGLRIAEPATDLPIILSIASSLREIPLPNDLFVFGEVGLSGEIRAVNQAEVRLNEGEKIGFKKAIIPESNLRRLKHNTSLQVTGVGDIHEAIEAVLHQ from the coding sequence ATGAGCAAGACAAAGACAGTTTATACATGCCAGGCCTGCGGCTATACATCCCTTAAATGGCTCGGAAAATGCCCTGACTGTGCTGCCTGGAATACCTTTGTTGAGGAGGTCACCGGCAGGAAATCAGGTAGCAGGTCACTTCCTGCAACAAGCCCTACCCCCCTCTCCGAAATCATTCTCAATACCGACAACAGGATATCAACACATATTGGAGAACTCGACAGGGTTCTCGGGGGAGGCGTAGTAGCGGGCTCGGTTGTACTCATTGGTGGTGATCCGGGGGTAGGAAAATCAACCCTTATACTCCAGGCAATGGCTCAACTGCTCAGGGACGGGAGCGAAAAGTGCCTCTACATATCAGGAGAGGAATCTGCATCACAGTTAAAGCTGAGGGCATCAAGGCTTGGAATTGACTCCGACAATATCCTTGTCCTTTCCGAAACCTCTCTCGAGATGATTCTCGGGGTAATAAAGGAAACAGAGCCGGCCGTTGTGGTCATTGACTCCATACAGACGACCTACAGCGAAGAACTCCAGTCAGCCCCCGGCACAGTAGGCCAGGTAAGGGAGTGCTCTGCAAGGTTAATGATCTTTGCAAAAAAACATAATATTCCGACCTTTATTATAGGCCATGTTACAAAAGAGGGAGCAATAGCAGGGCCTCGGGTACTTGAACATATCGTTGATACGGTCCTGTACTTTGAAGGGGACAGGTCACATTCGTTCAGGATACTGAGAACAGTCAAGAACCGTTTCGGTTCAACAAACGAGATAGGTGTATTCGAGATGACCGATTCAGGCCTCATGGAGATAGAAAACCCCTCGGAGCTTTTTCTAAGGGAAAGGCCTGCAGATGCAGCCGGCTCTGTAGCCACTGCAACGATAGAGGGCACCAGACCTTTGATCGTCGAGATTCAGGCACTCGTATCACCCACTACATTCGGTGTCCCCAGGAGGACATCCATCGGGGTTGATAGTCAAAGGGTCAACCTCCTTATAGCCGTCCTGGAAAAGATAGGAGGCCTGCACCTCGGCCTCACGGATATATATGTAAATGTGGTTGGGGGTCTCAGGATAGCAGAGCCCGCAACCGACCTCCCCATCATCCTCTCCATAGCATCCTCTCTGCGTGAAATCCCCCTGCCCAACGACCTGTTTGTCTTCGGAGAGGTAGGGCTTTCCGGAGAGATAAGGGCAGTAAATCAGGCTGAGGTCAGGCTTAACGAGGGCGAAAAAATAGGGTTTAAAAAGGCAATCATACCCGAAAGCAACCTGAGAAGGCTAAAACACAACACATCACTACAGGTTACAGGGGTGGGAGATATACATGAGGCCATAGAGGCTGTCTTACATCAATAA